The Pseudarthrobacter sulfonivorans genome includes a window with the following:
- a CDS encoding ABC transporter substrate-binding protein, translating into MKNNTRTILTRRGLAGMAAGVGLAVALTACGGSPLATPSTSAGSAGGGSLVVGSADFPESQIVAEIYAGALTAAGVTATTKPNIGAREIYFKAVQDGSVDLVPDYSGNLLSHVDPEAAEVSADDIYKALPGKLPEGLAVLEASKAESKDAMVVTKATAEKYQLKSIEDLAKVCKDLTMAAPATFETRAYGFPGLKKNYGCELKALKPFSDGGGNLTLQALLTDDVQVADIYTTTPSIADNDLVVLEDPKNNFKAQQVLPLYNKAKMTDKAKDALNAVSKILTTEDLVNLNRAVSGSQKQNAKDAAATWLKDKGIVK; encoded by the coding sequence ATGAAAAACAACACCAGGACAATCCTTACCCGCCGGGGACTCGCTGGCATGGCTGCCGGCGTCGGCCTGGCCGTCGCGCTGACAGCCTGCGGCGGGAGCCCGTTGGCCACCCCCAGCACCAGCGCCGGAAGCGCCGGCGGCGGCTCGTTGGTGGTCGGCTCGGCTGACTTCCCGGAGAGCCAGATCGTCGCTGAGATCTACGCCGGCGCGCTGACTGCTGCAGGGGTCACGGCAACCACCAAGCCCAACATCGGTGCCCGCGAAATCTACTTCAAAGCGGTCCAGGACGGCTCGGTTGACCTTGTCCCGGATTACTCCGGCAACCTCCTCTCGCATGTGGATCCTGAAGCTGCCGAGGTCTCGGCCGACGACATCTACAAGGCACTGCCGGGCAAGCTCCCCGAGGGTTTGGCAGTCCTGGAGGCATCCAAAGCTGAGTCCAAGGACGCCATGGTGGTCACCAAGGCCACCGCGGAGAAGTACCAGCTGAAGTCCATTGAGGACCTCGCCAAGGTCTGCAAGGACCTGACCATGGCGGCGCCGGCCACGTTCGAAACCCGCGCCTATGGCTTCCCGGGACTCAAAAAGAACTATGGCTGCGAACTCAAGGCACTGAAGCCCTTCAGCGACGGCGGCGGCAACCTGACCCTGCAGGCACTGCTGACCGACGACGTCCAGGTGGCCGACATCTACACCACCACACCATCCATCGCGGACAACGACCTGGTGGTGCTGGAGGATCCCAAGAACAACTTCAAGGCCCAGCAGGTCCTGCCCCTCTACAACAAGGCAAAAATGACCGACAAGGCCAAGGACGCGCTCAATGCCGTATCGAAGATCCTCACCACTGAGGACCTGGTCAACCTCAACCGCGCAGTCAGCGGCAGCCAGAAGCAAAATGCCAAAGACGCCGCCGCCACCTGGCTCAAGGACAAGGGCATCGTCAAGTAA
- a CDS encoding ABC transporter ATP-binding protein, whose amino-acid sequence MDQAMIEFQSVTKQYQGGQPAVDQLTMSIDRGSITVFVGPSGCGKTTSLRMINRMVEPTSGVITVDGRDVTSVPAAELRRSMGYVMQSSGLMPHRSVLDNIATVPRLNGVSKAEARKRATELLDVVGLASALGKRYPSQLSGGQQQRVGVARALAADPPVLLMDEPFSAVDPVVRDELQQELLRLQKDLAKTIVFVTHDIDEATILGDKVAVFAVGGRLAQYATPEEILRAPANDFVASFVGRDRGFRHLGFTTSDAVTIHPVPTLVMSAGRFAGDPAAVTDWQLVVDPDLRPLGWARPGTDSELIPGGSLFRPGETLRRALDSALSSPSGQGVAVDGDGKVLGTVRAQEVLGVIEEARQVRQAAL is encoded by the coding sequence ATGGACCAAGCCATGATTGAGTTCCAGAGCGTCACCAAGCAGTATCAGGGCGGGCAGCCCGCTGTGGACCAGCTCACCATGTCCATCGACAGGGGCTCCATCACCGTTTTTGTAGGGCCGTCCGGCTGCGGCAAGACCACCTCGCTGCGGATGATCAACCGCATGGTGGAACCGACGTCCGGCGTGATCACCGTGGACGGGCGGGACGTGACCTCGGTTCCTGCCGCGGAGCTGAGACGGTCCATGGGCTACGTCATGCAGTCCTCAGGGCTGATGCCGCACCGTTCCGTGCTGGACAACATCGCCACCGTGCCCCGGCTCAACGGCGTTTCCAAGGCTGAGGCCCGCAAGCGCGCCACGGAACTGCTCGACGTCGTCGGGCTGGCTTCCGCGCTCGGGAAGCGCTACCCGTCCCAGCTCTCCGGCGGCCAGCAGCAGCGCGTCGGTGTAGCGCGGGCGCTCGCCGCCGATCCACCCGTCCTGCTGATGGATGAACCGTTCAGCGCCGTTGACCCTGTGGTGCGTGATGAACTGCAGCAGGAACTTCTGAGGCTGCAGAAGGACCTCGCAAAAACCATCGTTTTCGTCACGCACGATATCGACGAGGCAACCATTCTCGGCGACAAGGTGGCCGTTTTCGCCGTCGGCGGCCGGCTGGCCCAGTACGCCACCCCTGAGGAAATCCTCCGGGCACCGGCCAATGATTTTGTGGCGTCCTTCGTGGGGCGGGACCGCGGCTTCCGCCACCTGGGGTTCACCACGTCCGACGCCGTGACCATCCACCCGGTGCCCACGCTCGTGATGAGTGCCGGTCGGTTCGCCGGCGATCCCGCTGCGGTGACCGACTGGCAGCTCGTGGTGGATCCGGACCTGCGCCCCTTGGGCTGGGCGAGGCCGGGGACGGACTCAGAGCTCATTCCCGGCGGGTCACTCTTCCGCCCCGGCGAGACCCTGCGGCGCGCACTGGACTCGGCCCTTTCGTCCCCGTCCGGCCAAGGTGTGGCGGTGGACGGCGACGGCAAGGTCCTGGGGACCGTCAGGGCACAGGAAGTCCTCGGCGTCATTGAGGAAGCCCGCCAGGTCAGGCAGGCTGCGCTCTGA
- the xseA gene encoding exodeoxyribonuclease VII large subunit has protein sequence MSEQAALPGAAATTLPATAAETSPDNPWPLQLLSQKLKAHIDRTPSAWVEGQVIEMNRRGGNAYLTLRDVDAEVSLPASVWTKVLDRQNMPLERGSRVVALLKPEFWLKTGRLNMQVRDIRPVGLGDLLARIERLRQALSAEGLFADSRKKPLPLLPHRIGLITGRDSDAKKDVVQNAALRWPAVEFEIREVAVQGNTAVSQIIRALQELDSRPDVDVIVIARGGGALEDLLPFNSEELIRAVAATATPVVSAIGHEADRPLLDDVADLRASTPTDAAKRIVPDVAEELAGVRQAREHLRRSIGRLVDRESDRLSALHSRPVLATPEAMVTGRAEEIERLLRRSSAAVSSTVVRAADQLVHLQAQVRALSPQKTLDRGYAVVELANDRPARATEAAGHAVVRDPSEAPSGTALSVRVAHGLFGATSTGELQQGEAHARNKA, from the coding sequence ATGTCTGAACAGGCTGCGCTGCCCGGCGCAGCTGCCACCACGTTGCCTGCCACGGCTGCTGAGACCAGCCCGGACAATCCATGGCCGCTGCAGTTGCTGTCCCAGAAACTCAAGGCCCATATCGATCGCACCCCGTCCGCATGGGTCGAAGGCCAGGTCATCGAAATGAACCGCCGCGGGGGTAACGCGTACCTCACCCTCCGGGACGTGGACGCGGAAGTTTCCCTGCCGGCGTCGGTCTGGACCAAGGTTCTGGACCGGCAGAACATGCCCCTGGAGCGTGGCTCCCGCGTGGTGGCCTTGCTCAAGCCGGAGTTCTGGCTGAAGACCGGGCGGCTCAACATGCAGGTTCGGGACATCAGGCCTGTAGGGCTTGGCGACCTGCTAGCGCGGATCGAACGGTTGCGCCAGGCTCTCTCCGCCGAGGGGCTGTTTGCCGATTCACGGAAGAAACCACTGCCGCTGCTCCCGCACCGTATCGGCCTGATTACCGGACGGGACTCCGACGCCAAAAAAGACGTCGTCCAAAACGCGGCACTGCGCTGGCCCGCAGTTGAATTCGAGATCCGGGAAGTGGCGGTCCAGGGCAACACCGCGGTCTCGCAAATTATCCGCGCCCTGCAGGAACTGGACAGCCGCCCCGACGTGGACGTCATTGTCATCGCCCGGGGCGGCGGAGCCTTGGAGGACCTGCTGCCTTTCAACAGCGAGGAACTGATCCGTGCTGTCGCGGCCACGGCCACCCCGGTGGTCAGCGCCATCGGACATGAGGCGGACCGTCCCCTTCTCGACGACGTGGCGGACCTGCGCGCGTCGACGCCCACTGATGCGGCCAAGCGGATCGTGCCTGACGTTGCCGAGGAACTGGCGGGCGTGCGCCAGGCACGGGAGCACCTGCGCAGGAGCATCGGCAGGCTCGTGGACAGGGAGTCGGACCGGTTGTCCGCACTCCATTCCCGGCCTGTTCTGGCCACGCCGGAAGCCATGGTCACCGGACGAGCGGAGGAAATCGAACGCCTCCTGCGGAGATCATCGGCCGCTGTCAGTTCAACGGTGGTACGGGCGGCTGACCAGCTGGTTCACCTGCAGGCCCAGGTCCGTGCCCTGTCACCACAAAAGACGCTGGACCGCGGCTATGCCGTGGTCGAACTGGCCAACGACCGGCCGGCCCGTGCCACTGAAGCTGCCGGCCACGCTGTGGTCCGAGACCCGTCGGAGGCGCCGTCGGGAACTGCGTTGTCCGTACGCGTAGCCCATGGCCTGTTCGGCGCCACTTCCACTGGGGAACTTCAACAAGGAGAAGCACATGCCCGAAACAAAGCCTGA
- a CDS encoding exodeoxyribonuclease VII small subunit → MPETKPDPEIQALSYEEAREQLVQVVGKLEAGGASLEESLALWERGEALAKRCEEWLEGARKRLAAARDQPL, encoded by the coding sequence ATGCCCGAAACAAAGCCTGACCCGGAAATCCAAGCATTGAGCTATGAGGAAGCCCGCGAACAGCTGGTGCAGGTGGTGGGGAAGCTTGAGGCGGGCGGCGCCAGCCTCGAGGAATCCCTGGCACTCTGGGAACGCGGAGAAGCCCTGGCAAAGCGCTGCGAGGAGTGGCTGGAGGGCGCCCGCAAGCGGCTCGCTGCCGCCCGCGACCAGCCGCTCTGA
- a CDS encoding ABC transporter permease, whose product MSNIFVDTLAWIADPLHWTGSSGIPVRLLEHLQYSGLVLVIAAAIAVPAGLYIGHTGRGRVVAVAVAGALRALPTLGLLVLFALVAGSSLMPPVWALVILTVPPLLAGTYAGISSVDRTVVDAARAMGMTELKILFRVELPNGLQVMFGGVRTAVLQVIATVSVVAYLPLGGLGRYLFDGLALQDFPRMLAGSLLIAGLAIAVDLILAAVQRALLSPGLKTDLHGGQKAAADLPAAAPAPAALQGGTP is encoded by the coding sequence ATGAGCAACATTTTTGTGGACACCCTGGCCTGGATTGCCGATCCCCTGCATTGGACCGGCAGTTCCGGCATTCCCGTCCGGCTCCTGGAGCACCTTCAGTACAGCGGATTGGTCCTCGTGATTGCCGCTGCCATCGCTGTTCCGGCAGGGCTCTACATCGGGCACACGGGCCGCGGGCGCGTGGTGGCCGTCGCGGTGGCAGGTGCGCTTCGGGCTCTGCCGACTCTGGGCCTGCTGGTCCTCTTTGCCCTCGTGGCGGGAAGCAGCCTGATGCCGCCGGTGTGGGCGCTGGTCATCCTGACCGTGCCGCCGCTCCTTGCCGGAACGTACGCGGGTATTTCGAGTGTGGACAGGACCGTGGTGGATGCGGCCCGGGCCATGGGCATGACCGAACTTAAGATCCTGTTCCGGGTTGAGCTGCCCAACGGGCTGCAGGTTATGTTCGGCGGTGTTCGAACCGCCGTGCTGCAGGTCATCGCCACAGTGTCGGTGGTTGCCTACCTGCCCTTGGGTGGGCTGGGCCGCTACCTTTTTGACGGCTTGGCGCTGCAGGACTTCCCGCGGATGCTTGCCGGGTCGCTGCTGATTGCAGGGCTGGCCATCGCTGTTGACCTCATCCTGGCCGCGGTGCAAAGAGCCCTTCTTTCGCCTGGCCTCAAAACCGATCTGCACGGTGGCCAAAAGGCCGCCGCTGATCTCCCAGCTGCCGCGCCTGCGCCAGCTGCTCTTCAAGGAGGCACCCCATGA
- a CDS encoding 4-hydroxy-3-methylbut-2-enyl diphosphate reductase has translation MTSSAVSLSMPTVPRRRRSPEEVAAAAPVTGPKKVLLAAPRGYCAGVDRAVIAVEKALEHYGPPVYVRKQIVHNVHVVSSLEAQGAIFVDETDEVPEGALVIFSAHGVSPAVVQSAEDRGLRTIDATCPLVTKVHKEAVRFAKDDFDILLIGHDGHEEVEGTAGEAPEHIQIINGPHEVDKVTVRDPEKVIWLSQTTLSVDETMETVRLLKDRFPTLQDPPSDDICYATTNRQVAIKKISPQADLVIVVGSANSSNSVRLVEVALEYGAKASYRVDFANEVDEAWFEGVATVGVTSGASVPEILVTDVLRLLADYGYGSVEEVVTAEEDLLFSLPKELRATLKEAGDVSRALGGRRSRN, from the coding sequence ATGACTTCCTCAGCTGTGTCCCTCTCGATGCCAACTGTCCCGCGCAGGCGGCGCTCGCCTGAGGAGGTAGCCGCCGCGGCTCCGGTGACCGGTCCCAAAAAGGTACTCCTGGCTGCGCCCCGCGGCTATTGCGCCGGGGTGGACCGAGCCGTGATCGCCGTCGAGAAGGCCTTGGAACACTACGGTCCGCCGGTTTACGTCCGGAAGCAGATCGTGCACAACGTCCACGTGGTGAGCTCGCTGGAGGCCCAGGGTGCCATCTTCGTCGACGAGACGGACGAGGTCCCAGAGGGCGCCCTGGTGATCTTTTCCGCCCACGGGGTATCCCCGGCCGTCGTCCAGTCAGCCGAAGACCGCGGGCTGCGCACCATTGACGCCACCTGCCCGTTGGTGACAAAGGTTCATAAGGAAGCCGTGAGGTTCGCCAAAGACGACTTCGACATCCTGCTGATCGGCCACGACGGTCACGAAGAAGTTGAGGGCACCGCCGGCGAAGCCCCGGAACATATCCAGATCATTAACGGTCCCCATGAAGTGGACAAGGTAACCGTCAGGGATCCGGAAAAGGTCATCTGGCTGTCCCAGACCACCCTCAGCGTGGACGAGACCATGGAAACGGTCCGCCTGCTGAAGGATCGGTTCCCCACCCTGCAGGATCCGCCCAGCGACGACATCTGCTACGCCACCACCAACCGTCAGGTGGCCATCAAGAAGATCTCCCCCCAGGCTGACCTAGTCATTGTGGTGGGATCGGCCAACTCCTCGAACTCGGTCCGCCTGGTGGAAGTCGCGCTGGAGTACGGTGCCAAGGCCTCCTACCGTGTGGACTTCGCCAACGAAGTGGACGAGGCGTGGTTTGAAGGCGTGGCAACAGTCGGAGTCACATCAGGGGCTTCTGTGCCGGAGATCCTCGTCACGGACGTCCTGCGACTGCTGGCCGACTACGGCTATGGCTCCGTGGAAGAAGTTGTCACGGCCGAAGAAGACCTCCTTTTCTCGTTGCCTAAGGAACTCCGCGCAACCCTGAAGGAAGCCGGAGACGTCAGCCGGGCGCTCGGCGGCCGCCGCTCCCGCAACTGA
- a CDS encoding polyphosphate kinase 2 family protein: MADLVEFKQHPVDTLRVGKGFSLADADPDATPGYKGNKADGQTILAELDGALAELQEKLFAASRFGGKKRLLLILQAMDTAGKGGIVNHVMATMDPQGVQFKAFKAPTEEEKSYDFLWRIEKEVPGAGMVGIFDRSHYEDVLIHRVHNWATPAELKRRYRAINEFEARQTDAGTKIIKVMLNISKDEQKTRLLARLDNPAKHWKYSSNDLKERAFWGDYMGAYQAAFDETNTEAAPWHVVPANKKWYARIAVQQLVLGALSDMKLEWPKAEFDVPIERELVDRS, encoded by the coding sequence ATGGCCGACTTGGTTGAGTTCAAGCAGCACCCCGTCGATACGCTGAGGGTGGGGAAAGGCTTCTCGCTGGCCGACGCCGACCCTGACGCGACGCCCGGTTACAAGGGCAACAAAGCCGATGGCCAGACAATTCTGGCTGAACTGGACGGCGCGTTGGCCGAACTTCAGGAAAAGCTGTTCGCGGCCTCGCGCTTCGGCGGGAAAAAACGGCTTCTGCTGATCCTGCAGGCCATGGACACCGCGGGCAAGGGCGGAATCGTCAACCATGTCATGGCCACCATGGATCCGCAGGGCGTCCAGTTCAAGGCCTTCAAGGCGCCCACCGAGGAAGAGAAGTCCTATGACTTCCTCTGGCGGATCGAGAAGGAGGTGCCTGGAGCGGGCATGGTGGGCATCTTCGACCGCTCCCACTATGAGGACGTCCTGATCCACCGGGTCCATAACTGGGCGACGCCTGCCGAACTTAAGCGCCGCTACCGGGCCATCAACGAGTTCGAGGCGCGCCAGACCGATGCCGGAACCAAAATCATCAAGGTGATGCTCAATATCAGCAAGGATGAACAAAAGACCCGGCTCCTTGCCAGGCTTGACAACCCCGCCAAGCACTGGAAATACAGCAGCAATGACCTCAAGGAACGGGCGTTCTGGGGCGACTACATGGGCGCCTACCAGGCTGCCTTCGACGAGACCAACACGGAAGCGGCACCCTGGCACGTGGTTCCGGCCAACAAAAAATGGTACGCCAGGATCGCCGTGCAGCAGTTGGTGCTGGGCGCGCTGTCTGACATGAAGCTGGAATGGCCAAAAGCTGAGTTCGATGTCCCCATCGAACGGGAACTGGTTGATCGGTCCTGA
- a CDS encoding pirin family protein, whose protein sequence is MTNLEVAPQQELCPPAGPEGTSGPCLQLWPEREVPLGGVRAMNVRRTLPQRGLPTIGAWCFLDSFGPDRIAMSVLPHPHTGLQTVTWPLAGNIRHRDSVGSDVVVRPGELNIMTAGRGVSHSEFAVLPDPNAGAPLPVQRGLQLWVALPDTERHREPAFEQHRELPSVTGPGFTATVMVGEFAGAVSPATMYSPIVGADISCDGLAVLPLNAHFEHAVLVLDGGLTLDGQEVPPGPLGYLGAGRTTLEFQALPGTRFLLIGGEPFQEELLMWWNFVGRTHDEVEQARADWEAQAALPDAAARGARYGLIEGHGPDAGAEAGRIPAPIMPAVRLTPRKRSVGP, encoded by the coding sequence GTGACCAACTTGGAAGTGGCTCCGCAACAGGAACTTTGTCCGCCCGCAGGCCCTGAGGGGACGTCCGGCCCTTGCCTGCAGCTCTGGCCCGAACGGGAGGTTCCGCTGGGCGGCGTGCGGGCCATGAACGTCCGGCGCACACTCCCGCAGCGCGGCCTGCCCACCATCGGAGCCTGGTGCTTCCTGGACAGTTTCGGTCCGGACCGCATCGCCATGTCCGTACTCCCCCACCCGCACACGGGGCTGCAGACGGTCACCTGGCCGCTTGCGGGGAACATCCGGCACCGGGACAGCGTGGGCAGCGATGTTGTGGTCCGGCCAGGTGAGCTGAACATCATGACCGCCGGGCGTGGGGTGTCCCACTCCGAGTTCGCCGTCCTGCCGGATCCCAACGCCGGCGCGCCGCTGCCCGTGCAGCGCGGCCTGCAGCTCTGGGTAGCGTTACCGGATACTGAACGCCATCGCGAACCTGCGTTCGAGCAGCACCGCGAACTGCCTTCCGTGACGGGGCCGGGTTTCACTGCGACGGTGATGGTGGGCGAATTCGCCGGGGCGGTGTCACCGGCCACGATGTACTCCCCCATCGTCGGAGCGGATATCTCCTGCGACGGCCTGGCCGTCCTGCCGCTGAACGCTCACTTTGAGCATGCCGTCCTGGTGCTCGACGGCGGGCTGACGCTGGACGGGCAGGAGGTCCCGCCCGGGCCGCTGGGCTACCTGGGCGCGGGACGTACGACGCTGGAGTTCCAGGCCCTGCCCGGCACACGGTTCCTCCTGATCGGCGGGGAGCCGTTCCAGGAGGAACTGCTGATGTGGTGGAACTTCGTGGGCCGCACGCACGACGAAGTGGAGCAGGCCCGTGCGGACTGGGAAGCCCAGGCCGCACTGCCTGACGCTGCTGCCCGCGGAGCCCGCTACGGGCTGATTGAAGGGCACGGCCCGGATGCGGGCGCCGAAGCCGGACGCATCCCCGCCCCCATCATGCCGGCCGTCAGGCTGACACCCCGGAAGCGGTCAGTGGGCCCCTGA
- a CDS encoding ABC transporter permease yields MEWFLANSGMVMGLAGQHLVLALIPMVLGLVISIPLAQLARTHPALRSVVVTASSLLYTVPSLALFIILPSILGTRILDPLNVIVALTIYAVALLVRAALDAFDSVEEDLRQAAIAMGYKPWLRFVQIDLPLSLPVMFAGLRVVSVSNISLVSVAALLGVGNLGMLFTDGLQRNFVTEVVVGIIAILVLALLMDAVLVVLERLLTPWTRAAKASGPAAPSAASYLADANIHTGAAP; encoded by the coding sequence ATGGAGTGGTTCCTGGCAAACAGCGGCATGGTCATGGGACTGGCGGGCCAGCACCTGGTCCTGGCCCTCATCCCGATGGTCCTGGGGCTGGTCATTTCCATCCCGCTGGCGCAGTTGGCGCGGACCCACCCGGCGCTTCGGTCGGTGGTGGTGACCGCCAGTTCATTGCTGTACACCGTCCCGTCGCTGGCGCTGTTCATCATCCTGCCCTCGATTCTCGGAACGCGGATCCTGGACCCGCTCAACGTCATTGTGGCCCTGACCATCTACGCTGTGGCGCTGCTGGTCCGGGCCGCCCTGGATGCCTTTGACTCCGTGGAGGAGGATCTCCGGCAGGCTGCGATCGCCATGGGGTACAAGCCGTGGCTCCGCTTTGTCCAGATCGACCTGCCGCTCTCCCTTCCGGTGATGTTCGCCGGGCTGCGGGTGGTCTCCGTCAGCAACATCTCCCTGGTAAGCGTCGCGGCACTCCTGGGCGTGGGGAACCTGGGCATGCTGTTTACCGACGGACTGCAACGGAACTTCGTCACGGAAGTGGTGGTGGGAATCATCGCCATCCTGGTGCTCGCGCTGCTGATGGATGCTGTGCTGGTCGTCCTGGAACGGCTGCTGACGCCGTGGACCCGAGCCGCTAAAGCGTCCGGCCCCGCGGCGCCTTCCGCCGCCAGCTACCTGGCCGACGCCAACATCCACACAGGGGCCGCGCCATGA
- a CDS encoding pyridoxal phosphate-dependent aminotransferase, producing MAEFKQSTKLHNVLYDIRGPILQAAQQMEAEGHRILKLNIGNPAPFGFEAPDAILVDMIRHLPHAQGYSDSRGIFSARTAVSQYYQTRGIQNIHVDDIYLGNGVSELITMSLMALLNDGDEVLIPTPDYPLWTASVALASGKPVHYLCDEESGWQPDLEDLEAKITPRTKGIVVINPNNPTGAVYPEETLKKIVALAEKHGLILFADEIYEKILYEDAVHINMAALTGDDVLCLTFSGLSKAYRVCGYRAGWMAISGPKKDASDYLEGISLLANMRLCANVPAQHAIQTALGGYQSINDLILPGGRLLEQRNKAYDMLNAIPGVSTQQARGALYLFPRLDPEVFHIRDDEKFVLDLLKEQKILVSHGRAFNWVRPDHFRMVTLPNVKDIEEAIGRMGDFLSRYQGN from the coding sequence ATGGCAGAATTCAAGCAGTCCACCAAGCTTCACAACGTCCTATACGACATCCGTGGACCGATTCTTCAGGCCGCCCAGCAGATGGAGGCGGAGGGTCACCGGATCCTCAAACTGAACATCGGAAACCCTGCGCCGTTTGGATTTGAAGCCCCGGACGCGATCCTGGTGGACATGATCCGCCATCTGCCCCATGCCCAGGGTTACAGCGACTCCCGGGGCATCTTCTCGGCCCGGACCGCGGTCTCCCAGTACTACCAGACCCGCGGAATCCAGAACATCCATGTGGACGACATCTACCTGGGCAACGGCGTCAGCGAACTGATCACCATGTCCCTCATGGCGCTGCTCAACGACGGCGACGAGGTACTGATCCCCACACCGGACTACCCGCTCTGGACCGCTTCCGTTGCCCTTGCGAGCGGGAAGCCCGTGCACTACCTCTGCGATGAGGAATCAGGCTGGCAGCCGGACCTTGAGGATCTTGAAGCCAAGATCACGCCGCGCACCAAGGGCATCGTGGTGATCAACCCCAACAACCCCACGGGCGCGGTCTATCCGGAAGAGACGCTGAAGAAGATCGTGGCGCTGGCCGAGAAGCACGGCCTGATCCTTTTCGCCGATGAAATCTACGAAAAGATCCTGTACGAGGACGCCGTGCACATCAACATGGCCGCGCTTACGGGCGACGACGTCCTTTGCCTCACTTTCAGTGGGCTGTCCAAGGCCTACCGCGTCTGCGGCTACCGTGCCGGCTGGATGGCCATCTCGGGCCCCAAGAAGGATGCCTCCGATTATCTGGAGGGCATCAGCCTCCTGGCCAACATGCGCCTCTGTGCCAACGTGCCCGCCCAGCACGCCATCCAGACCGCCCTCGGCGGCTACCAGAGCATCAACGACCTCATCCTCCCTGGCGGCAGGCTGCTGGAACAGCGGAACAAGGCCTACGACATGCTCAACGCGATCCCGGGTGTGAGCACGCAGCAGGCCCGTGGCGCGCTGTACCTGTTCCCGCGCCTGGATCCGGAAGTCTTCCACATCCGTGATGACGAGAAATTTGTCCTGGACCTGCTGAAGGAGCAGAAGATCCTGGTGTCCCACGGCCGGGCGTTCAACTGGGTCCGGCCCGACCACTTCCGCATGGTCACGCTGCCGAACGTCAAGGACATTGAAGAAGCGATCGGACGCATGGGGGACTTCCTTAGCCGGTACCAAGGGAACTAG
- a CDS encoding N-acetylglucosamine kinase, whose translation MGGAASAAAPGPLAGVIIGLDIGGTKTRGVRFEGGVAVADESAGSSNVQNVSREQAALNLADLFSRIGGGQVAQVYAGAGGIDTDDDAAALAALIEPHVPGAKVTVVHDSRLLLAAGGASTGVAVIAGTGSAAWGRNAAGDEARAGGWGYLLGDEGSGYWLGREAVRHSLSRMNQGLPADELTAALLAACGVDHPNRLIALFHSPDTGRRYWAQQARLVVDAAAAGHMVSQELLDQAGKDLAGLAAQALRKLGIDGPVILGSGLGMNVVPLQDSFRSHLAAAGVSDVRVLDQDPVFGVLKLVSEASGAH comes from the coding sequence CTGGGCGGCGCCGCGTCCGCGGCCGCCCCGGGTCCCCTCGCGGGGGTCATCATCGGCCTGGACATCGGCGGGACGAAGACCCGCGGCGTCAGGTTTGAGGGCGGGGTTGCCGTGGCCGACGAGTCCGCCGGCAGCTCCAACGTCCAGAACGTCAGCCGCGAACAGGCTGCACTGAACCTCGCGGATCTCTTCTCCCGGATCGGCGGCGGCCAGGTGGCCCAGGTGTATGCCGGGGCCGGTGGCATTGACACCGACGACGACGCCGCAGCCCTGGCCGCGCTGATCGAACCCCATGTTCCGGGAGCCAAAGTCACGGTGGTCCACGATTCACGGCTGCTGCTGGCCGCGGGCGGCGCCAGTACCGGCGTGGCCGTGATCGCAGGAACCGGCTCCGCAGCCTGGGGAAGGAACGCCGCCGGCGACGAGGCCCGGGCCGGCGGCTGGGGCTACCTGCTTGGGGATGAAGGCAGCGGCTACTGGCTCGGCCGTGAGGCGGTCCGGCACAGCCTGAGCAGGATGAACCAGGGACTCCCGGCGGACGAGCTGACTGCTGCGCTGCTTGCCGCGTGCGGAGTGGACCACCCCAACAGGCTGATTGCGCTCTTCCATTCCCCGGACACCGGCCGCCGGTACTGGGCCCAGCAGGCACGCCTGGTGGTGGACGCGGCAGCGGCGGGCCACATGGTCAGCCAGGAGCTGCTGGACCAGGCCGGCAAGGATCTTGCCGGCCTGGCTGCGCAGGCCCTGCGGAAGCTTGGAATCGACGGCCCGGTAATTCTCGGCAGCGGACTGGGCATGAACGTGGTCCCGCTGCAGGACTCTTTCCGGAGCCACCTGGCCGCCGCCGGCGTCTCCGATGTCCGTGTCCTGGACCAGGACCCTGTGTTTGGCGTCCTGAAGCTGGTCTCGGAAGCGTCAGGGGCCCACTGA